Proteins from a genomic interval of Maylandia zebra isolate NMK-2024a linkage group LG15, Mzebra_GT3a, whole genome shotgun sequence:
- the LOC112432958 gene encoding uncharacterized protein LOC112432958 isoform X1: MVDISDFLRGRGVPEDAILLMEEQKIDCDVIALMDDATLANYIPSYGDRIAVFNFCKSKQPLSKRKLGLLQKLREKMKTRKESPKENTSHTDAGIRQTKKQKATRNVEIGWIHCDGKIAKQVRAKQGGGTRKIQMATDAGLKDILQEGKKLFFPNGISPKGCETDFEFEVWDFKQNHLTDDTCQSIGNMYEAARLTMLRFYIATKPKDPEEDASETSEVVFVSESSGSDINPLQVGEVRGNFDEVIAGSEILDDPEITFGPIFDAEEDTEDTLVYEGFLVPLSPPNSENIITITIRHTDTLHDMITAFSDEEILTKTLNVKRILPDNTEEPGTGSGILRDVLTCFWHEFYERCTLGATIKVPFIRHDFPAEKWKAVGRILLKGYQECQYFPNKLAIPFMEQVLFSGVYSDLKAHFLQFVSSQECDVLMEAVKDFSAVDLDDLVEILDSYGCRKRITAETLPTILDEIAHKELVQKPMFVIDCWREIIDPHISLSPEGLTKLFSELQPTSKKVCQLLKFAVDLTPQQKEVKNHLKRFIRELDNIKLQKFMRFCTGSDLIVTNSIYVEFQDMTEFTRRPVGRTCGNVLQLANSYENFPDFRSEFNAVLESNVWVMDFV, encoded by the exons ATGGTGGATATAAGTGACTTTTTGCGTGGCCGAGGGGTCCCCGAAGATGCTATTTTATTAATGGAAGAGCAGAAG ATTGACTGTGACGTCATAGCGCTGATGGATGACGCAACTTTGGCAAACTACATTCCCTCGTACGGAGACCGAATTGCCGTCTTCAATTTCTGCAAAAGCAAGCAACCACTGTCAAAAAGAAAACTAGGACTTCTGCAAAAACTTCGTGAGAAAATGAAAACCAGAAAAGAAAGTCCAAAGGAGAACACTTCACATACAGATGCAGGAATAAGACagacaaagaagcaaaaagcaaCACGCAATGTTGAGATAGGATGGATACATTGTGATGGAAAAATAGCCAAACAGGTGAGAGCGAAGCAGGGAGGTGGCACTAGAAAAATTCAAATGGCCACTGATGCTGGATTAAAAGATATTCTTCAGGAAggaaagaaacttttttttcctaatgGCATATCTCCTAAGGGATGTGAAACAGATTTTGAGTTTGAGGTTTGGGACTTTAAACAGAACCACCTTACTGATGATACCTGCCAGTCTATTGGCAATATGTATGAGGCAGCGAGACTGACAATGTTACGCTTCTACATTGCAACAAAACCAAAAGATCCTGAAGAAGATGCCAGCGAGACATCTGAAGTGGTGTTTGTCTCAGAAAGCAGTGGCAGTGATATTAATCCATTGCAAGTGGGGGAAGTCAGGGGTAATTTTGATGAAGTCATCGCTGGTTCAGAAATTTTAGATGATCCAGAAATTACTTTTGGTCCAATTTTTGATGCTGAAGAAGATACAGAAGACACATTAGTCTATGAGGGTTTTCTCGTACCCCTCAGTCCACCTAATTCAGAGAACATAATAACAATCACCATACGTCATACTGACACTTTACATGACATGATTACTGCTTTCTCTGATGAGGAGATTTTGACCAAAACACTGAATGTGAAGCGCATACTTCCAGACAACACAGAAGAACCAGGCACTGGATCAGGAATACTAAGAGATGTACTCACATGCTTCTGGCATGAATTTTATGAGCGATGCACCCTAGGTGCAACCATTAAAGTGCCATTCATTCGCCATGATTTTCCTGCTGAAAAATGGAAGGCAGTTGGGCGAATACTCCTGAAAGGTTACCAAGAATGTCAGTATTTTCCAAATAAACTTGCAATCCCTTTTATGGAACAAGTGCTTTTCAGTGGTGTTTACAGTGATCTTAAAGCACACTTTCTACAGTTTGTCAGCAGCcaagaatgtgatgttttgatGGAAGCAGTAAAAGATTTCTCTGCAGTTGACTTGGATGATCTTGTGGAAATTCTTGACAGTTATGGCTGTAGAAAAAGAATCACTGCTGAGACTCTTCCTACAATCCTTGATGAAATAGCACACAAAGAGCTTGTCCAAAAACCAATGTTTGTTATTGACTGCTGGCGGGAGATCATCGACCCCCATATCTCCCTCAGTCCAGAGGGACTGACCAAGTTATTCTCTGAACTGCAACCAACTTCAAAAAAAGTGTGCCAGCTGCTGAAATTTGCTGTGGATTTGACTCCACAacaaaaagaagtgaaaaatcATCTCAAAAGATTCATCAGAGAGCTGGATAACATTAAACTTCAGAAATTTATGCGTTTCTGCACCGGATCTGACCTTATAGTAACAAACAGTATTTATGTGGAATTTCAAGATATGACAGAGTTTACAAGAAGACCAGTCGGACGCACGTGTGGGAATGTTCTGCAGCTAGCTAACAGCTATGAAAACTTCCCAGATTTTCGTTCTGAATTTAATGCAGTTCTTGAAAGTAATGTCTGGGTGATGGATTTTGTTTAG
- the LOC112432958 gene encoding uncharacterized protein LOC112432958 isoform X2, producing MDDATLANYIPSYGDRIAVFNFCKSKQPLSKRKLGLLQKLREKMKTRKESPKENTSHTDAGIRQTKKQKATRNVEIGWIHCDGKIAKQVRAKQGGGTRKIQMATDAGLKDILQEGKKLFFPNGISPKGCETDFEFEVWDFKQNHLTDDTCQSIGNMYEAARLTMLRFYIATKPKDPEEDASETSEVVFVSESSGSDINPLQVGEVRGNFDEVIAGSEILDDPEITFGPIFDAEEDTEDTLVYEGFLVPLSPPNSENIITITIRHTDTLHDMITAFSDEEILTKTLNVKRILPDNTEEPGTGSGILRDVLTCFWHEFYERCTLGATIKVPFIRHDFPAEKWKAVGRILLKGYQECQYFPNKLAIPFMEQVLFSGVYSDLKAHFLQFVSSQECDVLMEAVKDFSAVDLDDLVEILDSYGCRKRITAETLPTILDEIAHKELVQKPMFVIDCWREIIDPHISLSPEGLTKLFSELQPTSKKVCQLLKFAVDLTPQQKEVKNHLKRFIRELDNIKLQKFMRFCTGSDLIVTNSIYVEFQDMTEFTRRPVGRTCGNVLQLANSYENFPDFRSEFNAVLESNVWVMDFV from the coding sequence ATGGATGACGCAACTTTGGCAAACTACATTCCCTCGTACGGAGACCGAATTGCCGTCTTCAATTTCTGCAAAAGCAAGCAACCACTGTCAAAAAGAAAACTAGGACTTCTGCAAAAACTTCGTGAGAAAATGAAAACCAGAAAAGAAAGTCCAAAGGAGAACACTTCACATACAGATGCAGGAATAAGACagacaaagaagcaaaaagcaaCACGCAATGTTGAGATAGGATGGATACATTGTGATGGAAAAATAGCCAAACAGGTGAGAGCGAAGCAGGGAGGTGGCACTAGAAAAATTCAAATGGCCACTGATGCTGGATTAAAAGATATTCTTCAGGAAggaaagaaacttttttttcctaatgGCATATCTCCTAAGGGATGTGAAACAGATTTTGAGTTTGAGGTTTGGGACTTTAAACAGAACCACCTTACTGATGATACCTGCCAGTCTATTGGCAATATGTATGAGGCAGCGAGACTGACAATGTTACGCTTCTACATTGCAACAAAACCAAAAGATCCTGAAGAAGATGCCAGCGAGACATCTGAAGTGGTGTTTGTCTCAGAAAGCAGTGGCAGTGATATTAATCCATTGCAAGTGGGGGAAGTCAGGGGTAATTTTGATGAAGTCATCGCTGGTTCAGAAATTTTAGATGATCCAGAAATTACTTTTGGTCCAATTTTTGATGCTGAAGAAGATACAGAAGACACATTAGTCTATGAGGGTTTTCTCGTACCCCTCAGTCCACCTAATTCAGAGAACATAATAACAATCACCATACGTCATACTGACACTTTACATGACATGATTACTGCTTTCTCTGATGAGGAGATTTTGACCAAAACACTGAATGTGAAGCGCATACTTCCAGACAACACAGAAGAACCAGGCACTGGATCAGGAATACTAAGAGATGTACTCACATGCTTCTGGCATGAATTTTATGAGCGATGCACCCTAGGTGCAACCATTAAAGTGCCATTCATTCGCCATGATTTTCCTGCTGAAAAATGGAAGGCAGTTGGGCGAATACTCCTGAAAGGTTACCAAGAATGTCAGTATTTTCCAAATAAACTTGCAATCCCTTTTATGGAACAAGTGCTTTTCAGTGGTGTTTACAGTGATCTTAAAGCACACTTTCTACAGTTTGTCAGCAGCcaagaatgtgatgttttgatGGAAGCAGTAAAAGATTTCTCTGCAGTTGACTTGGATGATCTTGTGGAAATTCTTGACAGTTATGGCTGTAGAAAAAGAATCACTGCTGAGACTCTTCCTACAATCCTTGATGAAATAGCACACAAAGAGCTTGTCCAAAAACCAATGTTTGTTATTGACTGCTGGCGGGAGATCATCGACCCCCATATCTCCCTCAGTCCAGAGGGACTGACCAAGTTATTCTCTGAACTGCAACCAACTTCAAAAAAAGTGTGCCAGCTGCTGAAATTTGCTGTGGATTTGACTCCACAacaaaaagaagtgaaaaatcATCTCAAAAGATTCATCAGAGAGCTGGATAACATTAAACTTCAGAAATTTATGCGTTTCTGCACCGGATCTGACCTTATAGTAACAAACAGTATTTATGTGGAATTTCAAGATATGACAGAGTTTACAAGAAGACCAGTCGGACGCACGTGTGGGAATGTTCTGCAGCTAGCTAACAGCTATGAAAACTTCCCAGATTTTCGTTCTGAATTTAATGCAGTTCTTGAAAGTAATGTCTGGGTGATGGATTTTGTTTAG